GAATACGCGGAGATTCGGACGTACTCGGAGTAACCCTGAGCGGCACCTCGGGGTCAAGTTCCGGGATATGAGTACAAGCAAGCGGCCGATACCCACCAACGGATCCCCTCAGAGAGTCAGCATGCAGCCAGTGTGTAAGCATCCGCGCGTGCAGATCGTGGCCCGCCAAGATGACGTGGAATACGTCGAGTGCAAAGAATGCGGAGAAGTCTTTGAAGCCAGCGAGTTCAAAGACATGGCCATCGAAGAGAACACGCAGCAGACCAACGAATCCTGAACCAGCCCGCAAATTGTCCCCAACCAAGCGATGCCGGCGCGCACGCCGGTCGTGTGTCGCGAAATTCAGAGTTCGAGCGGGAACCTGCAATCCGGGTCGTCAGCGCAGAGCCAAAGACGCTTCCGCCGATAGCTCCGGCGGGGCGAAATCCCGGGCGAGAAGTTTGGGATAGGCGGCAGCTGCGATCATCGCTGCGTTGTCTGTCGATAGCGGACGGGATGGGAAGTAAACGGGGAATCCTCCCTGTGCTGCGGACTCCTCAAAACGATGGCGTAAATGACTATTGGCGGCGACGCCTCCGGTCACAAATAACGTAGCGACATCGTAGCTGCGCGCCGTTTCCAGAGTCTTCGAGACGAGATCCTCGACCATGGCGTGCTGGAACGAAGCCACCAAATCGAGCGTCCGCTGATCGCAAACCCTCCGATAGTCGTCGATGGATGGCCTGGTGAGCGAGCGCAACGCTTTGCGGCGAAGCTCGATGTCATCCTGGAGGTGATGGGTCTCGACGTAGCGAAGCAGGGCTGTCTTGATGCCGCTATAGGAAAAATCAAATCGCGGCTGGCCATCGCCTGCGGCAAGATCGCGATCTTTGCGATCAACGTGCTTCATCTGCGAAATGGTGAACTTGACCGCAGTGCGATCGCCGAATGGCGCGAGCTTGTCAATGACCGGTCCTCCCGGGTAGCCGAGGCCGAGCAGTTTGGCTACTTTATCGAAAGCTTCACCGGCAGCATCGTCGCGAGTGTGGCCGACGTTGCGGTATGTCCAGCATTGACCGCGTGATTCGGCCAGGTAGAGATGCGTGTGGCCACCCGAGACGACCAATGCCAGCACCGGAGAATGTAACTCGCGGTTTCCTTTTCGCCGCTCTTCCAGGAGCACAGCATGAATGTGCCCTTCCAGGTGATTGACCGCGATCAGCGGTTTATCCAGGGCGAAGCAGAGCGCCTTGGCATAGGAAATGCCCACCAGCAGAGCGCCTGCCAGTCCCGGCCCCTGGGTAACTGCCAGCGCATCCACGGATTCGTAAGTCTGCCCGGCATCTTCGAGAGCCTTGCGAACAATCGGAACGATGGCGCGCAGGTGCTCGCGCGACGCCAGCTCGGGCACAACTCCCCCGTAAGGCTGATGGATTGCCGTCTGCGAGAGCACGACATTCGAAAGCACCTGTTCGCCGGAGCGGACCACCGCTGCTGCAGTCTCATCGCAGGAGCTTTCGATCCCCAAGATCAAGCCTGAACCCATGCTTCTATCCTAGCGAAAAGTAGATGTACCAGCAGCTTAGGTGGGTCCGTGCCGCTTTATTTCCGGCCTTTTCGGTTTTCCCCTAACTCTTTCTTTGCGGCGTCAATTTCTTTGCGTCTCGCTGCATCAACTTTAGGGTAGTCGAGGTCCATCGAATGTAGCGCCTCCACCGTTGCCTCCGCCACCACCAAGCGTGTGTACCACTTGTTGTCCGCTGGAACCACGAACCACGGAGCGTGCTCAGTGGAGGTGGCGCGGATCATCTCCTCGTAAGCATCCTGATATTGATCCCAGAACTCCCGCTCCTTAACGTCGGAGAGCGAAAACTTCCAGTTCTTCTCCGGCTCATCGAGACGGTTCAGGAATCTCTTCCTCTGTTCCTTCTTGGACAGGTGCAGGAAGAATTTTCGTATGACGATTCCATTCCT
The sequence above is drawn from the Terriglobales bacterium genome and encodes:
- the tsaD gene encoding tRNA (adenosine(37)-N6)-threonylcarbamoyltransferase complex transferase subunit TsaD, coding for MGSGLILGIESSCDETAAAVVRSGEQVLSNVVLSQTAIHQPYGGVVPELASREHLRAIVPIVRKALEDAGQTYESVDALAVTQGPGLAGALLVGISYAKALCFALDKPLIAVNHLEGHIHAVLLEERRKGNRELHSPVLALVVSGGHTHLYLAESRGQCWTYRNVGHTRDDAAGEAFDKVAKLLGLGYPGGPVIDKLAPFGDRTAVKFTISQMKHVDRKDRDLAAGDGQPRFDFSYSGIKTALLRYVETHHLQDDIELRRKALRSLTRPSIDDYRRVCDQRTLDLVASFQHAMVEDLVSKTLETARSYDVATLFVTGGVAANSHLRHRFEESAAQGGFPVYFPSRPLSTDNAAMIAAAAYPKLLARDFAPPELSAEASLALR